One Natronorubrum halophilum genomic window, TCGGGTATCGCATCGAGTTTGTTCTCCTGCGGCCCGCCGGGTTCGAGTCGAATCGGGATACCGCCACAGGCCTGTGCGACCACGTCTCCCAGTCCGGTTCCCGCCCGTACTTCGGCACCGTGGGCGATCGTCACGACCTCGTTTTTCGAGAGCTTTCGCTCGAACACGTGATTGGCCGCGAGCGCCGTTCCGAGCGCCATCGCTCCCGAGACGCCGAAGCCGGAGCCGAGCGGGAGGGCCGACTCGGCTTCGACGCGAGCCGATACCTCGAGTGTCTCGAGGACGGTATCGACGGGATCGATCTGGAGTTCCTCGCCGTCCAAGACGATCGTCGACTCCGCGTCGTCGGTGGGTTCGACCGTTACGTCGACGCCGTCGGTGAGCGTCAATCCGGCACCGCGAGAGCCCGCTTTCGTCGGATCGTCAGCTGGATGTGCACTGAAAAAGCCCGTGATGTGTCCCGGAACGAACGCCGTCGCCTCCTCGCGCATTGGCAGGTCTTACGACTCGGATGATATAACAGTGAAGATTCGATCTCGAGATACCGGCATCCACGCCACTATTACTGATGGAATTAACTTCCCTGTTTTATCCAAACATCTTGTTCAAAATTCCCTGTTCTAATTATCTGTGTAATTTATTATGCCGGCATGAGTTAACAACCATGGCCAACACTATATAAATAAATTCGTTACTGAGCAAGTAAAATGATGGCTTATACGAGATATTAGAATAGTGTCGATGACAGACAAC contains:
- a CDS encoding pantoate kinase, which codes for MREEATAFVPGHITGFFSAHPADDPTKAGSRGAGLTLTDGVDVTVEPTDDAESTIVLDGEELQIDPVDTVLETLEVSARVEAESALPLGSGFGVSGAMALGTALAANHVFERKLSKNEVVTIAHGAEVRAGTGLGDVVAQACGGIPIRLEPGGPQENKLDAIPERARVEYVSFGELSTADVLSGETDQLSAAGAQALSRVVKEPTLLSFMYASRLFAREAELLTEQVARTIGDVTEADGQASMAMLGETVFALGTGLSDAGYEPAVCATHPAGAMLR